A region of the Candidatus Rokuibacteriota bacterium genome:
CGCCGTCGGCGATGACCGGGATGCGCTCCACGGCTCCCACGACGGCCGCCGCCTGGTCCACCATCTCCCGCATGCTCACGAGCCCGGCATCGGGCAGCCCGACCCGGCTCGCCGCTGTCGCGTAGGAGCCGATGTAGACGGCGGAAAACCCGGCGCGCTCCACCAGCCTGGCGCTCACGGCGTCGTAGGCCCCTGGCGCCACGATGATCCCGGGCGCCCCCAGCAGCGCCCGCAATGCCCTGGGTCCACCCCCGGGGTGTGCCACCTACGCCTCTCCATCTTCTGCCGGCGCGACGACCACCAGGAGGGCCCCTCCATCCACCTGCGCGCCCGCCTCGACGCGGACCTCGAGGACGCGGCCGGCGGCGACGGCGGTGACGTGATGTTCCATCTTCATGGCCTCCAGCGTGACGAGCGTCCAGCCGGGCTCGACGAGATCGCCGACCGCCACCGAGACGGTGACGACCTTCCCGGGCATGGGCGCGGTGTGGGCGCCCCGCACCTGCTCGTGGCGGGGCTGGGGGAAGCGCGAGCTCTCGGTGAGGCGCACCTCGCCGGCCGCCCCCTGCACCCACCAGTGGTCAGCATGGGCGAGGAGCCGGATGCGGCAGCGCAGGCCGTCCACTTCGAGGTCCACGAGGGCGTCGTGGAGGCCGGCGGCCACCGGCGGAGCGTCCGTGCCGCCGCTCGCCGTGCTCACCACCTCGAGCCGCGCCCGCCCGCGCTCGCCCAGGCACTCCCAGTCGAACTCGCCGGCGCGGCCGCGCCGATAGCGCACCGCCACCTCGTCCGGACCGTGTTGGTAGGTGACCTCCTGCATCGCGCTGGGGTTGTTGCGCCAGCCCGAGGGCAGGCTCCGCAGCACGCGGGCACCCGCGCGGCGATGCGCCTGGCCGCCGAGCGCCGCGGCGAGCGCCGCCCAGCGCAGCTCGGCGGCGGCGGGCTCGCGGCGGCGCGCCGGCTGGTGTCGCTCGATGAAGTCGGTGGTGGTGTCGCCGGCGAGGAAGGCCTCGTGGCGGAGCAGGCCCACCAGGAAGTCGCGGTTGGTGGGGACGCCGTGAAGCCGCAGCCGCTCGAGCACGGTGGCGAGCCTGAGGGCCGCCTCCGTGCGCGTGGCGGCATGCACGATGACCTTGGCGAGCATCGGGTCGAAGTGCACGGACACCTCGCTGCCCGCCACCACGCCCGAGTCGAAGCGCGCGCCGAGCCCGGCGGGCTCTTCCCAGGCCAGGAGGCGCCCGGCCGCGGGCAGGAAGTCATGGGCCGGGTCCTCGGCGTAGAGCCGCGCCTCGATGGCGTGCCCCTCGGCCCCGATCTCCTCCTGGCTCCGCTCGAGCCGCTCGCCCTGAGCGATGCGGAGCTGCTCGCGGACGAGATCGAGCCCGGTGATGGCCTCGGTGACCGGGTGCTCGACCTGGAGCCGCGTGTTGACTTCCAGGAAGTGGAAACGGCCCTGGCCGTCGAGGATGAACTCCACGGTGCCGGCGCTCTCGTAGCCCATGGCGCGCCCGGCCGCCACCGCGGCCTCGCAGATCCGCGCCCGCACCGCCGGGGTGAGCGCGGGCGAGGGCGCCTCCTCGACGATCTTCTGGTGGCGCCGCTGGATGGAGCACTCGCGCTCGAAGCAGTGGATGACCTGGCCGTGGCGGTCGCCCAGGATCTGGACCTCCACGTGGCGGATGCCCTCGAGATACGGCTCGAGGAAGACGCGGTCGTCGCCGAAGGCTCCCTGCGCCTCGCGCCGCGCGCTCTCGACGGCGGCGACGAGCTCCTCGGGGCGCCTCACGATCCGCATCCCGCGCCCGCCCCCGCCCGCGGCGGCCTTGACGAGGAGCGGGTACTCGAGGCCGGCCTCCGCCGCCCGGGCGGCCTGGGCCGCGCTCTCCACCGCCACGGCGGGCAGCACGGGCACGCCGGCCCTGGCCATGAGCGCCTTGGCCAGGAGCTTGTCGCCCATGGCGCGGATGGTCTCGGGGCGCGGCCCCACCCACACCAGGCCGGCCTTGATGACGGCCTCGGCGAAGGCCCCGTTCTCGGCGAGGAAGCCATAGCCCGGGTGGACGCAGTCGGCCCCCGCGCGCCGGGCGGCCGCGATCAGCCGGTCCGCGTCGAGGTAGGTCTCCGCCGCGACCGTGCCCCCCAGCGCCACGGCCAGGTCGGCCTCGGCGACGAAGGGGGCGTGGACATCGGGATCGGCATAGACGGCAACCGTGGCCAGCCCCATGCGCCGGGCGCTCCGGATGATCCGCCGCGCGATCTCTCCGCGGTTGGCGATGAGGAGTCTCGTGAGTGGAGGCATGCGCTCACATCCTGAAGACGCCGAAGCCCGCCGCGCCGCGGACCTCGGCGCTGTGGCAGGCGCTCAGCGCGATGCCGAGCACGGTGCGCGTGTCCCGCGGATCGATGATGCCATCGTCCCAGATGCGCGCGGTGGCGAAGAGCGCGCTCGACTCGCCCTCGATCCGCTCCTCGACGGCCCGGCGCACCATGGCGTCCTGGGCCTCGTCGTACGGGCGCCCCGCGGACTCGGCCGCCTGGCGCTGGACGATGGACATGACGCCCGCCAGCTGCGCCGGGCCCATGACGGCGATCTTGTGGCTCGGCCAGGTGAAGACGAAGCGCGGGTCGTAGGCCCGCCCGCTCATGCCGTAGTTGCCGGCGCCATAGGAGGCGCCGATCATCACGGTGAGGTGCGGCACCGTCGAGTTGGTCACGGCGTTGATCATCTTGGCGCCGTCCTTGATGATGCCGCCGCGCTCGTAGGCGCGCCCCACCATGTAGCCGGTGATGTTCTGCAGGAACAGGAGGGGCACGTCGTGCTGGTTGGCGAGCTGGATGAACTGCGCGGCCTTCTCGGCCTCCTCGGAGAAGAGGATGCCGTTGTTGGCGAGGATCCCCACCGGGTAGCCGTGGATGGAGGCCCAGGCCGTCACCAGCGTCCGGCCGTAGAGCGGCTTGAACTCCTCGACCCGCGAGCCGTCCGTCACGCGGGCGATGATCTCGCGCATCTCGAAGGGCTCGCGGAGATCGGCCGAGGCGATCCCCAGCAGGTCCTCGGGGTCGTGGACGGGCGGGTCCGCCGGCCGGGACGGCCCGGGACCGTGCTTCCGCCAGTTGAGGTGGGCGACGATGTCTCGCGCGATGCGGATGGCATCCGGCTCGTCCTGGGCCAGGTAGTCGGCGAGCCCCGACTCCCGGGCGTGCATCTCGGCGCCGCCGAGCTCCTCGTCGGTGGACTCCTCGCCCGTGGCCATCTTGACCAGCGGGGGCCCGGCCAGGAACACCTTGGAGCGCTCCTTGATGAAGATGGTGTAGTCGGACATGCCGGGCACATAGGCGCCGCCCGCGGTGCAAGAGCCAAAGACCAGCGAGAGCGTCGGGACGCGCTCGGCCGACAGCCGCGTGATCTCGAAGAAGGTACGGCCGCCGGGGACGAAGATCTCGGCCTGGGTCGGCAGGTCGGCGCCACCGGACTCGGTGAGCTGGATCACGGGGAGGCGGTTGGCGCGCGCGATGTCGAAGGCGCGGAGCGTCTTCTTCACGGTGTAAGGGTTGAGCGACCCGCCCCGCACCGTCGGGTCGTTGCCGATGACGAGGCACTCGACGTCCGACACCACGCCGATGCCGGTGACCACCGCGGCCCCGACGGTGAAGTCCGTCCCCCAGGCCGCCAGGGGCGACAGCTCGAGGAAAGGGCTGTCGCGGTCCACGAGGAGCTCGATGCGCTCCCTGACCTGGAGCTTGCCGCGCTGGCGGTGGCGCTCGACGTAGCGCGCCCCGCCGCCCCCCCGCGCCAGCGCCAGCTGGCGGTCGATCTCGGCGAGCCGCTCGAGCATGGCGGCCCGGTTCCGGCGGAAGCGCTCGCTCCCGCGGTCCAGCGTCGTCGCGTACACCTGCATCCCTGCCTCCTCTACTGGATCGCGCGGAACTCGGCAACGCCGGGGTCCGGAGGGCGGGTCCCGCGGGGGCGCCCTGTGGCGAGCCGTGTCGCCGCGCGAAGCGCAGGGCGGGGCGAGCGCGCGATCGCGGGTCGGCAGCCCTCGCGCCGCCCCCTCCGGGGGATCCGGGGGATGGGGGGTCGCGCTCGGCCCGCCCGAGCGAGGTGCGGCGTCCAGGCGAGCCACCTGGAGCGCGCCCGGGGGATCCGCCCTTCGGGCCCCGGCGCCTCGCGGGCAAGGTATCCCGCGGGGCTCATTCGTCGCCTCGTGACGCGGCGGCGGCCTCGGCGCGGAAGGCGGCGAGGACGGCCGGGTTGTTGACGGCGAGCTTCTCCGCCACGCGGGCCTCCACGTGAGCGACCACGCGCTGCCGCCACGGACCTTCGTCGGCGTCGCCCCGACGGATGCGCGCGCAGAGGCTCCGGTTGGCCTCCAGCACCGCCTGGCGGAGCGCCATCGCATCCTCGGGCGCCGCCGCCGGCGGCTGCCCGAGCAGCTCGCGGAGCGCGGCGTGCTCGGCGCGGAGCCGGGCATCCTCACCCTCGGCTTCGCGCTCCACGATCCGGAGGACGTTGAGCGCGATCTGCAGATGATACCGGAGCCGCGGGTCGGAGAGGGTGGGCAGGAGCTCGCGGGCGAGGAAGTCCCGCACGGCCTCGAGCGCCTCGGGAACGGACGGGCGGTCCTGCATGGCGCTCAGCGAGCCTCCATCCCGCTCAGCCCTCGCGCAGCAGGCGCATCAGCTCGTACTCGACCTCCGCGCAGTGGCGGCCGATGCTCGCCAGCTCGAGGCTCTGCTCGCGCCCGGAGAGGTGGCGGAAGGCCTGCGCGAGCGTGATGACGGCCCAGCGCACATTGGCGAAGACGTCCCAGTAATGCGCGGCCTCGGGATCGAAGCGCCGGCCGCCCGCCGCCGCGTACGCGGCGAGGAAGTGCTCCCGCGAGCCCAGCGCGGGGGCCCCGGGACGGTCGATGCTCCGCCAGAAGCGCATGCAGGCCCAGCCCACGTCCTCACCGGGATCACCGAGGTGCGTGAGCTCCCAGTCCAGCACCGCGCGTAGCCCCTCCGCGGGATCCACGGCGACATTGCCGAGGCGGTAGTCGCCGTGGACGGGGGCCAGCCACTCGCGGGGGGGGATGCGGCGGCCGAGCCAGCGGACCCCCAGCTCGAGCGCCGGATGGGGCTCGCCCAGCGCACGGAGCACGGCCTCGATCTCCTGCAGCTGGAACTCCATGGGGGCCTGGCCTGCCGCGGTGCCGGGCAGCCCGTCGAGCGCCTCGGCGGGCACGGCGTGCATCCGCGCCAGGGCCTCGGCCATCTGCCGGAGGAGCCGCGGACGCACGGCCGCGTAGGCGGGATCGGCCAGGAGCCGGCGGGCCACGGTCTCCCCCTGGACGCGCTCCATCAGGAGGCCCGGCGGCAGCCCGTGGGGGCGCCCCTCGGGAATACACCAGTACGGCCTGGGCGAGGGGACCCCCGCGGCGTGCATGGCCGCGATGACGCGCAGCTCGTCCTCGCGGGGGAGGCGCGAGTAGAGGATCCGGGCGCCCAAGTCCGCCATGAGAATGAGCCGGTGGGCTCCCGCCCAGGCCCCGCCCGCGATCTCGACGTCGAGCGCCCAGGCCTCCCGCATGGTGCCGCCGGGAAGCCGCCACAGCGCGCGGATCGCCGCGGGATGGCCGGCCTCGGCGGCGATGAAAGCCTCGAGCCCCGCACGGAGCGACTCCGCCGCGGTGGCGGGAGCGGCCGTCCCGGCACTCACCGCGGGGCTCGCGGCGCCGCGCGGCGGCCAGTCACGGGCAATGGCGGATCTCGTGCTCGGCGAGCTTGG
Encoded here:
- a CDS encoding ATP-grasp domain-containing protein produces the protein MPPLTRLLIANRGEIARRIIRSARRMGLATVAVYADPDVHAPFVAEADLAVALGGTVAAETYLDADRLIAAARRAGADCVHPGYGFLAENGAFAEAVIKAGLVWVGPRPETIRAMGDKLLAKALMARAGVPVLPAVAVESAAQAARAAEAGLEYPLLVKAAAGGGGRGMRIVRRPEELVAAVESARREAQGAFGDDRVFLEPYLEGIRHVEVQILGDRHGQVIHCFERECSIQRRHQKIVEEAPSPALTPAVRARICEAAVAAGRAMGYESAGTVEFILDGQGRFHFLEVNTRLQVEHPVTEAITGLDLVREQLRIAQGERLERSQEEIGAEGHAIEARLYAEDPAHDFLPAAGRLLAWEEPAGLGARFDSGVVAGSEVSVHFDPMLAKVIVHAATRTEAALRLATVLERLRLHGVPTNRDFLVGLLRHEAFLAGDTTTDFIERHQPARRREPAAAELRWAALAAALGGQAHRRAGARVLRSLPSGWRNNPSAMQEVTYQHGPDEVAVRYRRGRAGEFDWECLGERGRARLEVVSTASGGTDAPPVAAGLHDALVDLEVDGLRCRIRLLAHADHWWVQGAAGEVRLTESSRFPQPRHEQVRGAHTAPMPGKVVTVSVAVGDLVEPGWTLVTLEAMKMEHHVTAVAAGRVLEVRVEAGAQVDGGALLVVVAPAEDGEA
- a CDS encoding phosphotransferase family protein, whose translation is MSAGTAAPATAAESLRAGLEAFIAAEAGHPAAIRALWRLPGGTMREAWALDVEIAGGAWAGAHRLILMADLGARILYSRLPREDELRVIAAMHAAGVPSPRPYWCIPEGRPHGLPPGLLMERVQGETVARRLLADPAYAAVRPRLLRQMAEALARMHAVPAEALDGLPGTAAGQAPMEFQLQEIEAVLRALGEPHPALELGVRWLGRRIPPREWLAPVHGDYRLGNVAVDPAEGLRAVLDWELTHLGDPGEDVGWACMRFWRSIDRPGAPALGSREHFLAAYAAAGGRRFDPEAAHYWDVFANVRWAVITLAQAFRHLSGREQSLELASIGRHCAEVEYELMRLLREG
- a CDS encoding acyl-CoA carboxylase subunit beta → MQVYATTLDRGSERFRRNRAAMLERLAEIDRQLALARGGGGARYVERHRQRGKLQVRERIELLVDRDSPFLELSPLAAWGTDFTVGAAVVTGIGVVSDVECLVIGNDPTVRGGSLNPYTVKKTLRAFDIARANRLPVIQLTESGGADLPTQAEIFVPGGRTFFEITRLSAERVPTLSLVFGSCTAGGAYVPGMSDYTIFIKERSKVFLAGPPLVKMATGEESTDEELGGAEMHARESGLADYLAQDEPDAIRIARDIVAHLNWRKHGPGPSRPADPPVHDPEDLLGIASADLREPFEMREIIARVTDGSRVEEFKPLYGRTLVTAWASIHGYPVGILANNGILFSEEAEKAAQFIQLANQHDVPLLFLQNITGYMVGRAYERGGIIKDGAKMINAVTNSTVPHLTVMIGASYGAGNYGMSGRAYDPRFVFTWPSHKIAVMGPAQLAGVMSIVQRQAAESAGRPYDEAQDAMVRRAVEERIEGESSALFATARIWDDGIIDPRDTRTVLGIALSACHSAEVRGAAGFGVFRM